The Cuculus canorus isolate bCucCan1 chromosome 5, bCucCan1.pri, whole genome shotgun sequence DNA segment ggacaggatgtcatccagacaGACCTGGACAAGCAGGGGAattgggcctgtgtgaacctcatgagattccACAAGGCCAAATGTAACGTCCTACACCTGGTCAGGGCAAttcatggtttcaatacaggctggggaacAACGTGATTGAgggcagtcctgcagagaaagacttgggggtgctgattgatgagaagctcgacatcaGCCAGCAATGCGTACTcacagccaagaaggccaaacATAATCTGGGCTGAGGATATGGAACTCTCGGTATGAGTCCAGAGtagggctgcaaagatgatcagaaagCTGGACCACCTATGCTATGAGGACAGCCTGAAAaagttgggcttcttcaggctggagaagggaaggctctggggagaccttacagcatCCTTCCtgcacctgaagggggctatgagaaagctggggagggcctgTTAACaagagcatgtagtgatagggtgagggaAAATGGCTAGAGGTTAGAAGGGAGAAgaattagattagacattaggaggaaattcttcaccatgagggtggtgaaacactggaacaggttgcctggggtagttgtggatgtcccctccctgaaagtgttcaaggccagattggatggagccttgagcagcctggtctagtggaggtatccctgcccatggcaggagagttggaactagatgacctttaaggtcccttctgacccaaaccatactatgattctgtgattctgcaattCTAATGACTTTATGGACTGATCTAATTAGACACAAAGAGAGATATAAGCATATAAATGTACGAGGATAGTGAATGAGAGCAGATACTTAGGTAAGTTAGGGATGATGCATAGCAGAGCAACGCAGATTCAGATGCTACAAGTGCGTATCATGgagaaaatatataattaaaaatggcTCAGCTTTGGAGAAAATACTTTGTATAAAAActgaagatacagaaaaaaaaccccaaacaaactgtaaagacaaggaaaaaggCCTCTGATCTGAAACAATAAAATCCATAGAAAATGCTGCATAGTAGTCTTTTTAGGACTTAGTTAACTTCTTGGGACTCTTCTTTCCCCGTTAccattgcattttattttattcttctttgcCTGATTGAGCCCTTTATTATCTCATTGTTGTGTTAGGTGTGCCAAAGCTTCCCTTTCAATACAAAATTGATTGCTTCCCCAATCAAGGAGTGTCAGAAATCAGCAGGAAGTTGGAAGGATAAACACCCAGAATCAATATTTCTCCATTTTGGAACAAGAGTTAACAATATTTCCAACGATAATTACTCATATCCATCCTGATAGAAACACTGCTGACATAAGCAAtagaatgtattaaaaaaaaaaaaaatcagcagcacAAAATAGTCTCTGTCATGGAAGTCTCAGCAAAACCCATGGAACTTGTCAGTGCCATTTCTTTACTCAATCTGATAAGAGCTTGATGACTTTTCCAAGTCAAATAGAGAAACTGTtcttaaccaaaaaaaaaaaaggaggagggggaagtgAGAGGAAGTATTGAAGTACTATTTGCTTAGGCATTTGCTTTCTAGGAATGTGAGAACATCgctatttattgcttttttttaaaatgtagttttataCAATCAGGAGTCTTTTTATATTCTAAATTCTCAAAGacatcaatattttttcttcagctgtgatTAAGTGCTTCATCACAAAGAAAGGTAtgttccaagaagaaaaaaaaaaataaaaggctattTAAACCAGAAAGATAGTTAATTAACACATGGCAGGTGATCAACAACCCTGATCTTATATACAATATTAAACAATATATAAATGATTTATCAAATCGCCTTGTGGTATCAAATTGGAACTATTTGTTTACGAGTTAGTGGACTTAAACACCTAGTAATCAAATATGCAGTGACTCTACTTGGTAACAAAACACTGACCTGTCTTTTGTCCTATTGACCACTGGAATTCAGTTCCAAGACAGGCTGGAAATACAAGTGTCTCAAGAAgactctttcagaaaattatagTTGAAGAGCTAGGCCTGCTTGATATCATGTTactgtcaaaaaaaaccagaaatcagATTTCCACCTCCTTGCTCAGGCAACTAACTGTCCTTTTGAGGAATTAAATGagcaaattaaatcaaattGAATTATATGTTACAGAATTAAATTAGTTGTAGGGGTTGGATTAATTCTGTGGTCCACTAACTCCAGTTCCATTTTACTAGACTCTTTCTCAGCTCATTTATtccatctttctcctttttatacatttcttcttttattcttttagtCTCACatatagaataatttttaaaataatatacatATACAGACACATGTGCATGCATAGCATTCCAAGATGtagtttctctttttaaattttgttttgttttgttggtaatttagttttatttgagTGAACTACTGTGAAAGGAACAGAAGTACTTTTCAATTCAACAGAATTCAGATgtttttactaaaataaaatgccacaaatttatatttgaaatttgATGAAAATTTTCACTCATACAAAACTATCTTCTCCAAACTAGGTTATGAAGCATATATTGCTATTGTAGTAGAAGATCAAAGAAATTAAGGAATATTTCACTTCATAAGCCATTTCAATTAGACTGAAAAATAGTCCCAGAGAATATTAAACATGAACATCCAATAGATGGAGTTTGAGTGACTTAGCAGAGGATTCCCTTGCATGCTTTGTCTGGGAAACTGTTCTAGAGCTGAAAGCCCAGATTACATCATACGGGTACTGCAAAATTTAAGAAGATAACAGAATGCTAAGGATAGGGCAGCCAGGATCCTTTTACAAGCCAAATGATACATAGAAAAGTAACTCAAATTTTTTAGCTTGAAATTTTTGTTGTTGGAAGATGCAAAGATTATCTGGGATGTATGACTCCCACTTCTCACTTTAATTATTGCATCTTACTATTGTTTTCATGTTCAATAATGCAAATAATGTTCTAATTTCTTCTAGTTTTTACTGAGGTTTTCTATTTTCATATAAGATTTGGATTTTGAAATTCTCAAAAATTACtgacattttttccctctttcttatttaaaaaagatagCTGTGAAATCACCTGATGAGGTCATCTTTTCAgtgtctcctcctccttccagaaTTCCATACCTCACTGGAGTTACAGtataggaaagatttttctcttatgAAAATCAGTCAGGGTTCACTGATTTGGCCCTCTAGAGAGCACTCCAATTTAAAGTCTAGGTGTAATTCATAAAGGTATGAAAGCAAAGactaaaatcaagaaaaaacaaacacaatattttgtttaacaGATGTCACTTAAGAAAATCACTACTTACTCTTATTGTAGCAAATAGCATGTAGCTACTGAAGTACAGATATTATTTATCTTAATAGAGTTCTTATTACTGAAAAAACTCTCAGGCTCCTTCAAACTATCATTagtattttttctaaatatgaCTTTGCCATTTGTGTAAAACACTGTAGATCCgtgacattttttattcttcaggaTTTCAATTGCTTAGTATGCACTAAGCCTTAAAACCCACTTGTGATTGAATGtgataaacaaaaccaaaaattattcCCTCACTTCTAGTCATAGACTGCATGTCTGAAGCTGAGCTATTACACCCTGATTATTCCTGCATCTAAGCTCTAAAGTGTGGAGCAGCCAATGAAGTTGTTCCTAAACCAAagctcttctgctctgctgtgctcttcCAGCTGCAAATTACACACATTCACAGTTTCCATGGGGCACCACTATAAAGTGCGGCTGCAAGGCCAATAGAAATTGCAGATTTACTGTCTACGTTTCCCAGAGTCTCCTCAAGACCATGCCCTGCTCATGCACCCTTGCTATTTCAGGGATCACTGTGGGTATTAGTTTTCTACAATAATAGTATACAATACTATCTCCACAATAAAATGTCTGCCGCTACCTTCAGACTAACTGTAGAGTCAATTTCAGACACAAGTTTGAAACGTGGCctgtttttgggttttttttgtcaatacctgcaaaataagaaaaagaggCATTAAATAGTTCTGctaggaaaaaacagaaacctAGACAATGATATCTAACTATTTATTATATCTTGAAgataattatttcttcatttgctttttttggtaTGAAATTGCAAGATAGCTCCTAACATTTCCTAAACTTTCACCTCCTAGACCTTTAAAAAGAGgtgaaaattttttaaaaatatgtatttaccTAATATCTAAATGGAATAGAGACTTCAGAGAAGGGTGAATAGGTTGAAAGGATTTTCCATTATCCACATTGAAAAGACTACAGTAATGGTCAAAATtgagatataaaatattttcaaaagactATAAAGTTAGTACAACTAAATACAatattaatttagttttcttttctctaatgCTGTGGTCATCCTATAACGGCATCAGTGGGGACAGGGAATCTTGAAATAATTACACATAGGTTTTAATACATTAGAATATTCTagcaaagaaatacaattacTGTCATAATTTTCATATATCTAGCCCtgttcaaagtaaaataaaatgtccaTCTCGTATGGTAAATTGAATGGAACTCACTTGGTATTTCTGCATATGGCAAGCTTTATAACACTTGATGACAATACCAGTAAGAAAATTGTTTGCACTTTGTATTTGTACAGGACAACAGCCAAACAAGTTCAGATTCCATCAAATGAACTGAAGAATAATTAATCCTTTCTCATAGGCCCACTAGAAAGTGATAGCTCATAATCaagatcacattttttttccagagttttttTATATCACACACCAGGTATGGTCACCTgcaagaaaaatttatttagagCTTTCTATCAGATGTGCTCAACAATTTATGAAACCTAGGCTTCATTCTTAATACTGTTGTTTCTGGAGCAGTAACAGACTGTATTGGCATGTGatttcagcagcaaaagcaggagaGCACAGCACTCCTCTCTCTTTATTGCAGAGCTCAGTTCATAATTTAAACTGTAATGTTCTTTAACTGTGGTATTTAATTAATCTGCAAAAGTGCTGGGTGTTTTATAGAGGAGGAAGGAGTCAGAAATAATCTCTGTAGTTCCAAGAAGGGTAGGGAAAATGCTGGGAAAATCATAACTAATATAATTTCCATATAAAACATATATACTCACCCAAACAAACAcaccaaaatgtttttactttatgCTTATTATGAGCAAGCAGAAATATCTGATATTTCTGATTAGTCAATAAAACTGCATTAACATTCGGTAAGAAATAGCAATGTATAATTGCAGTGTTTCTGTACATTCAGTATTACAATTCTCAAAAGAAATCACCAGTGAAATGCTCTAGtgcattttgaagaaaaaaacaaaactaggaATCACAACTGCAATGTTCTCCATTCAGAACATCTTTGTCATGTATTAAAATACCCTTGTTCATGTGGCACATCAAAGGACAATGTCTTCTCAAATGTTTCTTTGACATTATAATTATAAAACTCTGGGTTTGATTCTGTATTATAATTATCAGACTTCTTGCACAACGTGTTATTTCATCACCTATGTCCACTGTGCTCTCTTTAAATCAGGCCTTCTTAATATGATATCCATTTGCAACCTTTAGAACTGTGCATTCCTTGTTAAATTAACAAAAGTATACTCTTCAGCAGGATCTTCATCCTGCACGCTACTGGATACTAGAAATCTCCTGAGAGATTCTGATATGAACTAAGAACATTATTTACCTGGCACAGGACCCTGAAAAACTCACAGTAAGAATGATTAAGGAAGGAAACAGGCAAAAATACATTCAGAGATTATACATGTGATAATTTTTCCTGACCTAAATATTTTAGAATGCTTCTGTTCAGTTGCCAATGCATAAAGTAGTTTAATTTGGCAGAACTTCCACCTGGAAGAACACAGCGTCCTGAAACTGGTCTTCTTATGCAAAGCCTTTCTTTTAGCTTTCAGCATGCTAGGTATACACCATTTCTATACAAATAAGCTAAATCCAGAGAATGCATatagataaaaaggaaaagagtgtACATTTCTTATTGATAACTGAATATgagtttaaaataatgtaaactGGTTACTCTTCATGAAGTCTATCTGTCGTGCAAATTACAGCAGCCTATACTCTCCTCTGATTTGGCTGAtcattctttctggtttttttttttgttttgtttttttttaaactaaaatccTTGGACTTCTTCCTGTGAGTTACTCCATTAACAgcattttgatttcattttgctCATAGGGATAGAGCTCTGGTCATAGATATAGATagctaaatatatttcataCGTATGTCTAGGAATACCAGCACAACTGAACTGGAAACCACTGACTTTGATACAAAGATGAATTTTCTTATTGACAGTtataaataacaaaacacagaacaaactTTTTGGCTCTGTCTAATAAATTCAGTGACGACTGAAACTCCTTGCAAAGCTTTTCCTGGCATTGTGAAATACGTCTGGAGATATAATAGAGTTATTTGAAAACATCATTAGAAGGAATGATTTTAATCTTGCATTAAATGTCAAAGAGCCTTGTTTGCGAGTATGTTGCttacataaattaaaattcaaactATGCTATTCTTCAGTAATGATTCAAAATGGTTTAATTACTCTCTTTAAAGTGATTATGTTTTGGGCCATAATAGCAGAATATCATAAGGATTATATCAAACTTTTGATGTTTAAAACCACACTAAAAATGAGCTATAtgcaagtacagaaaaaaaaccacaatattttatttataatcttATTTTAGTGTTTGAACTACAAATTCTGGTCCTAGAATTGTTTAAAAGATCATGAGTGTGTTGGTTTTCACAATTAAACTGATTTCTTGGgttttgatgggttttttttttaatatgtcttctatttttttcacagaatggtGTTTTCAGTAAATACAGAGCAAAttattacatggaaaaaaagttttacttgttttcttttctcacttgtAAAATTGCTGTTATTATTCCATTCTCTATTGAAGAATTTCAAAAAGGgcatgagaaaacaaaagaaaaaaagagaaacagtgacaaaataaatcaaatctCACCATTAGAATTCACCATAAAAATTCCCAAAGTGTAACAGAATTCTTACAAAATTTCCTAGACTAGTTCTTTTAGGGAATCAAGATCTCCTATGAAAAATATGGCAACTGGGAACCGGGGTAGGTTGGGAAGCAAAAAGGGGATGAGGAGCGTAAATAAGTGCAGCAAAAACAGGTTCTGAGGAATACACATAATTTTGTCTGCTTTAGATCACAAtagaatttttaataaataaatttccttttctttgtaaagaCACTTTTTTGAAACAGTAGATTTAGCCCAGTCATTTGTGTCATTTGATTTATAAACCATCTTTTGTTGTCCCCAACACTTAATGTCATAAATGTTTTAGATTTGAGTCTCTTGTACATTGTCTTTTGAGTTCATTCGGATCAATAACGGTTCATGCACTGAACTGTGTATTGAATTTATTGTGTTAACTGTTGTTGTGTGGTTGAAAGGAGACTTATAAGAGTTATAGTGATTTAGGTGCTCATGCTCTATTGCTGGCATGGGCAAGTGACTCTCTATGGGCGTGTCACCTGTAAGCTCATCATCCACATTAATGATCTCTACAGTCCGCGTTGGAGCATGATGGTTCTGCCGGTGATGCTGTTTCCTCATTTTGTAGAAAATTACTAGCATCACAGCAGCCATGAGAGTGATAGCCACAAAACAACCAATTATGATTTTGGTAGTCTTCATAACCTCATCTATTCCCGGGATCCCATTGTTTGCGTCTGTCACAGGAATGGTGAACGTTTTTTCTGTTGATCTTGTGCTCTGTGGAGTGAGTGAGGTTGTCATGTTAGTGGTCTCCCAGCTGGTAACAGGTGTGGGCCCAACCTGCTCTGTTGTCTGTGCCTCATCCTGAGAAGGTTCCACAGTCTCTACTGTGACAGTTGAAAAGTATGTGTAACCAGGGTTATCCAGGGCAGTCACATTCAGTGTGGCAGAAGCTGTAGTATTCCCAACAGAATTACTCACCATGCATGTATACAAACCCGTGTCTTGCACAGTTACCCTTGTAAAATTTAATGTGCCATCACTAAGCACAGCAATCCGAACTCTGTATGCCCCATGCGTCATAACAGATCCATTTGGAGTAATCCAAGATACAGAGGTCAGGGAGGTTGATGCCCGGCATTTCATCTCTGCAGCCATGCCTTCTGTGACGTTGAGGTCTGCCGGTGGTTCCACTATGACTGGAGCATAACATGTGAAGTAATTCAGGTCCAGCTCACCAATATACCTTCCTTTTAAACTGGGAGGTGTGTGGCAACGGGCACAGCATGCAGTATTAGAGGGTGCCTTGTCTTTGATCCACCAGCTGAGCCAAAGGATATCACAGTTGCAGTTCCAAGGATTGTGATGCAAGTGAATCCTTTCTAGGCGGAGTGGTGTGAACAGGTCATGAGGCAACAGTGTCAGATTGTTGTGTGCCAGATTGATCTCTACAAGTGACTGAAGATTATCAAAAGCATTCCTTTCTATCACTTGAATCTGGGACTGTATCATCCACAATTTCTGAAGATGCATTAACCCTTGGAAAGAACCTGGCCGGATGGCAGTCAAGTGATTCCCAGAAAGATCTAATTCATCCAGTTTTACAAGTGGGGTGAGGTTAGGTATCTCTCGAAGATTGCACATGGCAAGGTTCAAATACCTCAAGTTTGACAGACCTTCAAAGGCACCTTCTGAGATGTATGAAAGCCTT contains these protein-coding regions:
- the LRRC4C gene encoding leucine-rich repeat-containing protein 4C; this translates as MLNKMTLHPQQIMIGPRFNRALFDPLLVVLLALQLLVVAGLVRAQTCPSVCSCSNQFSKVICVRKNLRDVPDGISTNTRLLNLHENQIQIIKVNSFKHLRHLEILQLSRNHIRTIEIGAFNGLANLNTLELFDNRLTTIPNGAFVYLSKLKELWLRNNPIESIPSYAFNRIPSLRRLDLGELKRLSYISEGAFEGLSNLRYLNLAMCNLREIPNLTPLVKLDELDLSGNHLTAIRPGSFQGLMHLQKLWMIQSQIQVIERNAFDNLQSLVEINLAHNNLTLLPHDLFTPLRLERIHLHHNPWNCNCDILWLSWWIKDKAPSNTACCARCHTPPSLKGRYIGELDLNYFTCYAPVIVEPPADLNVTEGMAAEMKCRASTSLTSVSWITPNGSVMTHGAYRVRIAVLSDGTLNFTRVTVQDTGLYTCMVSNSVGNTTASATLNVTALDNPGYTYFSTVTVETVEPSQDEAQTTEQVGPTPVTSWETTNMTTSLTPQSTRSTEKTFTIPVTDANNGIPGIDEVMKTTKIIIGCFVAITLMAAVMLVIFYKMRKQHHRQNHHAPTRTVEIINVDDELTGDTPIESHLPMPAIEHEHLNHYNSYKSPFNHTTTVNTINSIHSSVHEPLLIRMNSKDNVQETQI